One genomic window of Choloepus didactylus isolate mChoDid1 chromosome 27, mChoDid1.pri, whole genome shotgun sequence includes the following:
- the ZNF574 gene encoding zinc finger protein 574, whose amino-acid sequence MTEESEETVLYIEHRYVCSECNQLYGSLEEVLMHQNSHVPQQHFELVGVADPGVTMATEATSGTGLYQTLVQESQYQCLECGQLLMSPSQLLEHQELHLKMIAPQEAMPAEPPPKAPALSTSTIHYECVDCKALFASQELWLNHRQTHLRATPTKPPAPVVLGSQVVLGPPMGQARVAVEHSYRKAEEGGEGATIPSATATATEVVTEVELLLYKCSECSQLFQLPADFLEHQATHFPAPTPESEEPALQQETLTPSPAEVPVSQPDPLPASDHSYELRNGEAIGRDRRGRRTRRNNSGEAGGVATQELFCSACDQLFLSPHQLQQHLRSHREGVFKCPLCSRVFPSPSSLDQHLGDHSSESHFLCVDCGLAFGTEALLLAHRRAHTPNPLHSCPCGKTFVNLTKFLYHRRTHGVGGVPLPMTPVPPEDPVIGLPEPAPTETGEPEVPEPPVSEESSAGPATPGTYRCLLCSREFGKALQLTRHQRFVHRLERRHKCGICGKMFKKKSHVRNHLRTHTGERPFPCPDCSKPFNSPANLARHRLTHTGERPYRCGDCGKAFTQSSTLRQHRLVHAQHFPYRCQECGVRFHRPYRLLMHRYHHTGEYPYKCRECPRSFLLRRLLEVHQLVAHAGRQPHRCLSCGAAFPSSLRLREHRCAAAAAQAPRRFECGTCGKKVGSAARLQAHEAAHAAAGPGEVLAKEPPAPRAPRATRTPVASPTTLGGTASGAPSAPARRRGLECSECKKLFSTETSLQVHRRIHTGERPYPCPDCGKAFRQSTHLKDHRRLHTGERPFACEVCGKAFAISMRLAEHRRIHTGERPYSCPDCGKSYRSFSNLWKHRKTHQQQHQAAVRQQLAEAEAAVGLAVMETAVEALPLVEAIEIYPLAEAEGVQISG is encoded by the coding sequence ATGACAGAGGAGTCTGAGGAGACCGTCTTGTACATTGAGCACCGCTATGTCTGCTCCGAGTGCAATCAGCTCTATGGATCCCTGGAGGAGGTGCTCATGCACCAGAACTCTCACGTGCCCCAGCAGCATTTTGAGTTGGTGGGCGTGGCTGACCCTGGAGTCACTATGGCCACAGAGGCAACCTCGGGCACGGGCCTCTATCAGACCCTCGTGCAGGAGAGCCAATACCAGTGCCTGGAGTGCGGGCAGCTCCTGATGTCACCCAGCCAGCTTCTGGAGCACCAGGAGCTGCACCTGAAGATGATTGCACCCCAGGAAGCAATGCCAGCTGAGCCGCCCCCCAAGGCACCTGCCCTGAGCACCAGCACCATCCACTACGAGTGTGTGGATTGCAAGGCTCTCTTCGCCAGCCAGGAGCTCTGGCTGAACCACCGGCAGACACACCTCCGGGCCACGCCCACCAAACCTCCAGCCCCAGTTGTACTGGGGTCCCAAGTTGTCCTAGGGCCCCCTATGGGTCAGGCCCGTGTGGCTGTGGAGCACTCGTACCGCAAGGCAgaagagggtggggaaggggcgaCCATCCCCTCTGCTACTGCCACCGCTACTGAGGTGGTGACTGAAGTGGAGCTTCTCCTCTACAAGTGCTCTGAGTGCTCCCAGCTCTTTCAACTGCCAGCCGACTTCCTGGAGCACCAGGCCACCCACTTTCCTGCTCCCACCCCAGAGTCCGAGGAGCCTGCCTTACAGCAGGAGACCCTGACCCCATCACCTGCAGAAGTGCCTGTGTCTCAGCCTGATCCCCTGCCAGCCTCTGACCACAGTTACGAGCTGCGCAACGGGGAAGCCATTGGGCGTGATCGCCGGGGTCGTAGGACCCGGAGGAACAATAGTGGAGAAGCGGGCGGGGTGGCCACCCAGGAGCTCTTTTGCTCAGCCTGTGATCAGCTCTTTCTCTCGCCTCACCAGCTACAGCAGCATCTGCGGAGTCACCGGGAGGGTGTATTTAAGTGCCCCCTGTGCAGTCGTGTCTTCCCTAGCCCTTCCAGTCTGGACCAACACCTTGGAGACCACAGCAGCGAGTCCCATTTTCTATGTGTGGATTGTGGCCTGGCCTTTGGCACAGAGGCCCTTCTACTTGCCCACCGTCGAGCCCACACCCCGAATCCACTGCATTCATGTCCGTGTGGAAAGACCTTCGTCAACCTTACCAAGTTCCTTTATCACCGGCGTACCCACGGGGTGGGGGGTGTCCCTCTGCCTATGACACCAGTCCCACCAGAGGACCCTGTCATCGGTCTCCCTGAGCCAGCCCCCACAGAGACTGGAGAGCCAGAAGTCCCAGAACCCCCCGTGTCTGAGGAGAGCTCAGCAGGGCCTGCTACCCCAGGCACCTACCGCTGCCTGCTGTGCAGCCGTGAATTTGGCAAGGCGTTGCAGCTGACCCGGCACCAGCGTTTTGTCCACCGGCTGGAACGTCGCCATAAGTGTGGCATCTGTGGCAAAATGTTCAAGAAGAAGTCTCATGTGCGTAATCACCTGCGCACACACACAGGTGAACGGCCCTTCCCCTGTCCAGACTGTTCCAAGCCCTTTAACTCACCCGCCAACCTGGCCCGCCACCGGCTCACGCACACAGGAGAACGACCATACCGATGTGGGGACTGTGGCAAGGCTTTCACACAGAGCTCCACGCTAAGGCAGCACCGCCTGGTACATGCCCAACACTTCCCCTACCGCTGCCAGGAATGTGGTGTGCGTTTTCACCGCCCCTACCGCCTGCTCATGCACCGCTACCACCACACAGGCGAGTACCCCTACAAGTGTCGTGAGTGCCCCCGCTCCTTTTTGCTGCGCCGGCTGCTGGAGGTGCATCAGCTGGTGGCCCATGCTGGGCGCCAGCCCCATCGCTGCCTGTCCTGTGGAGCTGCCTTCCCCTCCTCGCTGCGGCTCCGGGAGCACCGCTGTGCAGCTGCTGCTGCCCAAGCCCCACGGCGCTTCGAGTGTGGCACCTGTGGCAAGAAAGTGGGCTCAGCTGCTCGGCTGCAGGCACATGAGGCGGCCCACGCAGCTGCTGGGCCTGGAGAGGTCCTGGCTAAGGAGCCCCCAGCCCCTCGGGCCCCACGGGCCACTCGCACACCAGTTGCCTCCCCAACGACCCTCGGAGGCACTGCTTCTGGAGCCCCTTCGGCCCCTGCCCGACGCCGGGGTCTGGAGTGCAGCGAGTGTAAGAAGCTGTTCAGCACAGAGACGTCACTGCAGGTACACCGGCGCATCCACACCGGTGAGCGGCCGTATCCATGTCCGGACTGTGGCAAGGCCTTCCGCCAGAGCACCCACCTGAAGGACCACCGGCGCCTACACACAGGGGAGCGGCCCTTTGCCTGTGAAGTGTGTGGCAAGGCCTTTGCCATCTCCATGCGTCTGGCGGAACATCGCCGCATCCACACGGGTGAACGGCCCTACTCCTGTCCCGACTGTGGCAAGAGCTACCGCTCCTTCTCCAATCTCTGGAAGCACCGCAAGACGCACCAGCAGCAGCATCAGGCAGCTGTGCGGCAGCAGCTGGCAGAGGCGGAGGCGGCAGTCGGCCTGGCTGTGATGGAGACTGCGGTGGAGGCACTGCCCCTGGTGGAGGCCATTGAAATCTATCCTCTGGCTGAGGCAGAGGGTGTCCAGATCAGCGGCTga